One window from the genome of Elaeis guineensis isolate ETL-2024a chromosome 5, EG11, whole genome shotgun sequence encodes:
- the LOC105044939 gene encoding 1-Cys peroxiredoxin, translating to MPGLTIGDTIPNLEVETTHGKIRIHDYVGDGWAIIFSHPADFTPVCTTELGKMAAYAEEFEKRGVKLLGISCDDVKCHMEWIKDVEAYTPGCRVTYPIVADPKREVIKLLNMVDPEEKDSNGNQLPSRALHIVGPDKKVKLSFLYPASTGRNMEEVVRVLESLQKTIKYKVATPANWKPGEPVVISPSVSNEEAKQMFPQGVENVNLPSKKDYLRFTKV from the exons ATGCCGGGGCTAACGATCGGCGACACGATCCCGAACCTGGAGGTGGAGACCACGCACGGGAAGATCCGGATCCACGACTACGTCGGCGATGGTTGGGCCATCATCTTCTCCCATCCCG CGGATTTCACACCCGTGTGCACGACGGAGCTGGGGAAGATGGCGGCGTACGCGGAGGAGTTCGAGAAAAGAGGGGTGAAGCTGCTAGGCATCTCCTGCGACGATGTCAAGTGCCACATGGAATGGATCAAAGACGTCGAGGCCTACACG CCCGGATGTCGCGTAACATATCCAATTGTAGCCGACCCCAAGAGGGAGGTGATCAAACTGCTGAACATGGTAGACCCTGAGGAGAAGGACTCAAATGGGAACCAGCTCCCGTCACGGGCCCTTCATATAGTGGGCCCTGATAAGAAG GTTAAGCTGAGCTTTCTGTACCCGGCGTCGACGGGGCGGAACATGGAGGAGGTGGTCAGGGTGTTGGAGTCGCTTCAGAAGACGATCAAGTATAAGGTGGCGACCCCAGCGAACTGGAAACCGGGGGAGCCGGTGGTGATCTCGCCGAGCGTGTCCAATGAGGAGGCCAAGCAGATGTTCCCGCAGGGAGTTGAGAATGTGAATCtcccatcgaagaaggattaccTCCGCTTCACAAAAGTCTAA
- the LOC105044938 gene encoding LOW QUALITY PROTEIN: uncharacterized protein (The sequence of the model RefSeq protein was modified relative to this genomic sequence to represent the inferred CDS: inserted 1 base in 1 codon; deleted 2 bases in 1 codon), with protein MEPQGTIVFSTVGLLYYGFDVFSSSPANLDAAVNKVTERRHTDGVSVNFNAQFVDEGPTVAFVSERTGSPRLYVAQSPDHKPKPLPNIPESLHHDRPTVKNGLVYFVSAHEPPSEPFKSWSAVYAARLDTNETVRLTPPGVVDFSPAVSRSGEFVAVASYGSRLWKGDFHELATEIVVFRASDPSRRAVLCSRGGWPVWSGDSTVFFHCKAEDGWWSIFRSDLTADLENSRGPDAARRITPPGLHCFTPAASHDGKRIAVATRRKGTDFRHIEIFDLESEHFYPXTELLNPNFHHYNPFFSPDSVYLGYHRFRGESAQGDSIIPNLHPVKSPVRGIRMFRLHTTFPSFSPDENFIATNGDFLNTPGLMVLKSDGSKRWTLLKESGAFYTAWSPTEKGVIYTSIGPIFESSKATVQIARISFDPNDLTDDREEVPVAVKILTRSDAGNNAFPACSPDGKSLVFRSGRSGHKNLYILDAVNGESDGGEGIRQLTEGKWTDTMPTWSPDGELIAFSSNRHAPSNPDVFSIYLIRPDGTGLRRVHVAGPAGSSDVDRERINHVCFSPDSKWLLFTANLGSVTSEPVSWPNQFQPYGDLYVCRLDGTGLRRLTCGSYENGTPAWSSRGGPDDLGSLSLRSPTGDKLRGQFDEPLWITCDI; from the exons ATGGAACCCCAAGGAACCATCGTCTTCAGCACCGTCGGATTGCTTTACTATGGCTTCGACGTTTTCTCC TCCTCTCCCGCCAACCTCGACGCCGCCGTCAACAAAGTAACGGAGCGCCGCCACACCGATGGCGTCTCCGTCAACTTTAACGCCCAATTCGTGGACGAAGGCCCGACCGTCGCGTTCGTGTCCGAGCGAACCGGTTCGCCCCGGCTTTACGTGGCCCAGTCGCCAGACCACAAACCCAAACCGCTCCCGAATATTCCGGAAAGCCTGCACCACGACCGCCCAACCGTTAAGAACGGCCTGGTCTACTTCGTCTCGGCCCACGAACCGCCCTCCGAGCCTTTCAAGAGCTGGTCCGCGGTCTACGCGGCCCGGCTCGATACTAACGAGACCGTCCGGCTCACCCCGCCCGGCGTCGTCGACTTCAGCCCGGCGGTGTCCCGGTCGGGGGAGTTCGTCGCCGTCGCGTCGTACGGGTCTCGGCTGTGGAAAGGGGACTTCCACGAGCTCGCCACCGAGATCGTCGTGTTCCGGGCCTCCGATCCCTCCCGCCGCGCCGTGCTCTGTAGCCGTGGAGGATGGCCGGTGTGGTCCGGCGACTCGACCGTGTTCTTCCACTGCAAGGCCGAGGACGGCTGGTGGAGCATCTTCCGGTCCGATCTGACTGCCGATCTGGAGAATTCACGCGGCCCCGACGCCGCCCGCCGGATCACTCCGCCGGGGCTCCACTGCTTCACGCCGGCGGCGTCGCACGATGGAAAGCGAATAGCGGTCGCCACGCGAAGAAAGGGCACTGATTTCCGCCACATCGAGATCTTCGATCTCGAATCGGAGCACTTTTACC ATACAGAGCTTCTAAATCCTAATTTTCATCACTATAACCCCTTCTTCTCGCCGGACTCGGTTTATCTTGGTTACCACCGATTCCGAGGAGAATCGGCCCAGGGGGACTCCATCATCCCAAATCTCCATCCGGTGAAGTCCCCGGTAAGAGGAATTAGGATGTTCCGCCTCCACACGACCTTCCCGTCCTTCTCCCCCGACGAAAATTTTATCGCCACCAACGGCGATTTCCTCAACACCCCTGGGCTGATGGTCCTGAAATCCGACGGCTCCAAGCGGTGGACTCTTTTGAAGGAATCGGGGGCGTTCTACACGGCGTGGAGCCCTACCGAGAAGGGGGTGATCTACACTTCCATCGGCCCTATCTTCGAGTCCAGCAAAGCGACGGTCCAGATCGCCCGGATCTCCTTCGATCCCAACGACCTAACCGACGATCGGGAGGAGGTCCCGGTGGCGGTGAAGATACTCACCCGATCGGACGCCGGCAACAACGCCTTCCCGGCGTGCTCGCCAGATGGGAAGTCGCTGGTCTTTCGGTCGGGGCGTTCCGGCCACAAGAACCTCTACATCCTCGACGCCGTCAACGGCGAATCCGACGGCGGTGAGGGGATCCGGCAGCTGACTGAAGGGAAGTGGACGGATACGATGCCCACCTGGTCACCGGACGGCGAGCTGATAGCCTTCTCCTCCAATCGCCACGCCCCCTCCAACCCGGACGTCTTCAGCATCTACCTCATCCGCCCGGACGGCACGGGCTTGCGTCGGGTTCACGTGGCTGGGCCCGCGGGGTCCTCCGACGTGGACAGGGAGAGGATCAACCACGTGTGCTTCAGTCCGGACTCGAAGTGGCTCCTCTTCACGGCCAATCTCGGAAGCGTGACTTCCGAGCCGGTCTCGTGGCCAAACCAATTTCAACCCTACGGAGACCTGTATGTCTGCCGGCTCGACGGGACTGGACTCAGGAGGCTGACGTGTGGCTCGTACGAGAACGGGACACCGGCGTGGAGCTCGCGTGGTGGGCCCGACGACCTTGGGTCTCTTTCCCTTCGGTCTCCCACCGGAGACAAGCTCCGAGGCCAGTTTGATGAGCCTCTCTGGATAACTTGTGACATATAA